The Actinomycetota bacterium genome window below encodes:
- a CDS encoding helix-turn-helix domain-containing protein has protein sequence MNEKFYTEKETAEILGLSRQSLANWRSIGKGPSFVKFCGAVRYASSSITEFIDRSTVRVNCE, from the coding sequence ATGAACGAAAAATTTTATACGGAAAAAGAGACAGCCGAGATATTGGGTCTTTCTCGGCAGAGCCTTGCCAACTGGCGGAGTATTGGGAAGGGGCCGTCATTCGTAAAATTTTGCGGAGCAGTAAGGTACGCATCATCTTCGATTACAGAATTTATAGATCGTTCTACTGTGCGTGTTAATTGCGAATAA
- a CDS encoding DUF1376 domain-containing protein — MSKLPFMKFWVGDYKADTSHLSTEENGAYLLILFDYWWHQRGPINNEKTLREITKLSAHKWKNISPTILEFFEIRDGRLYHPRVEEELEKAQGKSEQARNAVNSRLDRQSTDVGTDVVLSHSHSQSQNHKNQIKKKKTSKKKKNKTAAPAEFDITPEMKKWAEPLGFSTAALIAQTEIFLDWHRARGNKFVNWNAAWRNWIKKAKQFADDEK, encoded by the coding sequence ATGTCAAAGTTACCGTTTATGAAATTTTGGGTCGGTGATTATAAAGCCGACACTAGCCACCTAAGTACTGAAGAAAATGGAGCTTATCTTCTAATTTTATTCGATTATTGGTGGCATCAGCGGGGGCCAATAAATAACGAAAAAACTCTGCGTGAAATTACAAAACTTTCAGCGCATAAGTGGAAAAATATTTCCCCTACTATTTTGGAATTTTTCGAGATAAGAGACGGCAGACTTTATCATCCTAGGGTTGAAGAAGAGCTTGAAAAAGCCCAAGGGAAGAGTGAGCAGGCAAGGAATGCGGTTAATTCGAGGCTTGATCGTCAGTCTACGGACGTAGGTACGGACGTTGTACTAAGTCATAGTCATAGCCAAAGTCAGAACCATAAAAACCAAATAAAAAAGAAAAAAACTAGCAAAAAAAAGAAAAATAAAACAGCGGCTCCGGCAGAATTTGATATTACCCCCGAAATGAAAAAGTGGGCCGAACCCCTTGGATTTTCAACTGCCGCCCTGATAGCGCAAACCGAGATATTCCTTGACTGGCATAGGGCGCGGGGTAACAAGTTTGTTAATTGGAACGCCGCTTGGCGCAACTGGATTAAAAAAGCAAAACAGTTTGCGGACGATGAAAAATAA
- a CDS encoding phage major capsid protein yields the protein MREIKEIKAERGSIWDEMKKLNDSEKFSAKDQAKWDEMNTHLDDLDAEIRKVELYREGEAQKVGGHYAASNFDGRSLNEPGESFGTQYKEGNNIMNKYDQTGRGSEEYRAAFWKYAAGQAGDAELRALSTSVDPAGGYLLPVETESAILTAISERVIMRQLGSVINTTSEYEIPIGNQSGVASWIAESGAYPESDETFSRLSLRAYKLGTIMRVSEELAQDSTTLASYIEAEYVRRISLLEEAAFIAGNGVSKPNGVVEMATLGLTASSTTDMTPDEFIELFHACPAPYRPRASWLLNDSTVMSLRKKKASTGDYIWQPGVSASVGATILGRPYYTSSFISTMEASAKSVVFGDFSFYKIANRGGIVFQRLVEKYADTGEIGFKAFQRVDGRLALPAAVVYAQQAAA from the coding sequence ATGCGTGAAATTAAAGAAATAAAAGCCGAGCGCGGCAGCATTTGGGATGAGATGAAAAAGCTAAACGATTCTGAAAAGTTTAGCGCCAAAGATCAAGCTAAGTGGGATGAAATGAATACCCACCTTGATGACCTTGATGCGGAAATCAGGAAGGTTGAATTATACCGGGAGGGCGAGGCCCAAAAGGTCGGCGGCCATTACGCCGCTTCCAATTTCGATGGTCGATCACTCAATGAACCGGGAGAATCTTTCGGAACACAATACAAAGAAGGAAATAACATAATGAACAAATATGACCAAACCGGACGTGGCAGCGAGGAATATAGGGCCGCGTTTTGGAAATATGCCGCCGGTCAGGCGGGGGATGCAGAACTTCGCGCCCTCTCGACGAGCGTAGACCCCGCTGGCGGATACCTGCTGCCGGTCGAGACGGAATCGGCAATCCTGACGGCGATCTCTGAGCGCGTGATAATGCGCCAGCTTGGCAGCGTAATCAATACCACTTCGGAATATGAAATTCCTATTGGGAATCAATCCGGGGTTGCTTCCTGGATTGCTGAATCTGGCGCATATCCTGAAAGCGACGAAACTTTCAGCAGGCTATCGCTGAGGGCTTACAAGCTCGGGACGATCATGCGGGTTTCAGAGGAACTGGCCCAGGATTCGACAACTCTGGCGAGCTATATCGAAGCGGAATATGTGAGGCGTATTTCGCTGCTAGAGGAAGCGGCGTTCATCGCAGGTAATGGTGTCTCAAAGCCTAATGGCGTTGTTGAAATGGCGACCCTTGGGCTCACCGCCTCGTCAACAACAGACATGACACCTGATGAGTTTATCGAGCTATTTCATGCCTGCCCCGCACCCTACCGTCCCAGGGCATCGTGGCTGCTAAACGATTCAACCGTGATGAGTCTGCGTAAAAAGAAGGCAAGTACCGGAGATTACATCTGGCAGCCCGGAGTCAGCGCCAGCGTGGGTGCCACAATCCTGGGCCGACCCTACTACACCTCATCGTTTATATCTACGATGGAAGCCAGCGCCAAGAGCGTGGTCTTCGGCGATTTTTCTTTCTACAAAATCGCAAATCGCGGCGGCATCGTCTTCCAGCGTCTTGTTGAAAAGTATGCGGACACTGGCGAGATCGGCTTCAAGGCATTTCAGCGGGTAGATGGGCGACTGGCTTTGCCCGCAGCAGTTGTGTATGCACAGCAGGCAGCCGCATAA
- a CDS encoding phage terminase small subunit P27 family → MSKKKQHLRPPDHLDRTGAALWRKLVSEFSQEEGLLQSLDIPMLVVFCDSYSIYVRASRQIKKDGLMVQGSRGMVAHKLLPVRREAANMIAKIGPAFGLTPLDRERLMILLEKADD, encoded by the coding sequence ATGAGTAAGAAAAAACAACATTTAAGGCCACCTGACCATCTAGATCGCACCGGCGCTGCACTATGGCGAAAACTAGTTTCCGAATTCAGCCAGGAGGAGGGACTTCTTCAGTCGCTAGATATCCCGATGCTCGTGGTGTTCTGCGATAGCTATTCAATATATGTGCGAGCTAGCAGGCAGATTAAAAAAGACGGACTCATGGTACAAGGTAGCAGGGGAATGGTTGCCCATAAATTATTACCAGTACGGCGGGAGGCGGCTAACATGATTGCGAAGATCGGCCCGGCTTTTGGGCTAACGCCACTCGATCGGGAAAGGCTGATGATTCTTCTAGAAAAGGCGGATGATTAA